From a single Candidatus Omnitrophota bacterium genomic region:
- a CDS encoding MCE family protein: VYRIHAYFSSAGGVEVGAPVRVAGLQVGQIEDIVMLEGQEREEGMNIIMISRLKKGVRIPRNSKAYVNTLGLLGEKYLEIYPGLGEDYLQDSDILKGVNPVPMERMAEAGYKAVGEFQELVRSLNDVVGDPEVKMQIKGIIANGEELTENLNDAVVNFNEILLKVNRGEGSIGKLFLDDELHKEVVDFVKDLKAHPWKLLRKDVSDKSPDNKKDKYPSSNFNTR; encoded by the coding sequence GGTCTACCGGATTCACGCGTATTTCAGCAGCGCCGGCGGTGTGGAGGTGGGCGCCCCCGTGCGTGTGGCCGGCCTGCAGGTGGGCCAGATAGAAGATATCGTGATGCTCGAGGGGCAGGAACGTGAGGAAGGCATGAATATTATTATGATTAGCCGCCTCAAGAAGGGCGTCCGCATCCCCCGCAACTCCAAAGCCTATGTGAACACACTCGGACTCTTGGGTGAAAAGTATCTGGAGATCTATCCGGGGCTGGGTGAGGACTATCTTCAAGACAGCGACATTCTCAAGGGCGTGAACCCGGTGCCCATGGAGCGTATGGCAGAGGCAGGGTACAAGGCCGTCGGGGAGTTCCAGGAGCTTGTGCGTTCCCTAAATGATGTCGTGGGGGATCCTGAGGTCAAGATGCAGATCAAGGGCATTATTGCCAATGGCGAGGAGTTGACCGAGAACTTGAACGATGCGGTGGTCAATTTTAACGAGATCCTGTTGAAAGTGAACCGGGGGGAAGGATCAATAGGCAAGCTGTTTTTGGATGACGAACTTCATAAGGAGGTGGTTGATTTTGTGAAAGATCTGAAAGCGCATCCATGGAAATTACTGCGAAAGGACGTTTCTGACAAGTCTCCGGACAATAAGAAAGACAAGTATCCATCTTCTAATTTCAATACCCGGTAG
- a CDS encoding PIN domain-containing protein, whose translation MTVFILRLFFVVLSAFVGAQLTEVFDGPSDWVLKSIGAGIAVGVAVVAIIIEYSSKNISVRGLSAAVFGLLFGLIMAKLVTDAFYLVPLNDRFSAILNISVLLIFCYFGMVVAVRGRDEFKVVIPYVRFEQQNQVGQLIVLDTSVIIDGRVLDIAQTHFLDGTFVVPRFVLKELQAVADNPSPLKRNRGRRGLEILNKLRRSEFAEVKIHDEDFPAVAEVDAKLVKLAKVLDAKVLTNDYNLNKVAELENVIVLNINELANALKPVVLPGESLEIKLVKEGKEYNQAVGYLSDGTMVVVENSRNLIGKTVNTIVTSVLQTSAGRMIFSRVDEGNGGEGKIT comes from the coding sequence ATGACTGTATTCATTCTGAGGTTATTTTTTGTGGTGCTTTCGGCTTTTGTCGGCGCGCAGCTGACAGAGGTTTTTGACGGCCCTAGTGACTGGGTCCTAAAGTCAATCGGGGCGGGAATTGCCGTGGGTGTTGCGGTAGTCGCCATTATTATTGAGTACTCTTCCAAGAACATTTCAGTCCGGGGGCTTTCGGCCGCTGTGTTCGGGCTTTTGTTCGGTTTGATTATGGCCAAGCTGGTCACGGATGCTTTTTATTTGGTGCCGCTGAACGACCGCTTTTCAGCCATTCTCAATATTAGCGTACTGCTCATCTTCTGTTATTTTGGTATGGTTGTGGCTGTGCGGGGGCGGGACGAGTTCAAAGTGGTTATCCCCTATGTGCGGTTCGAACAGCAGAATCAAGTGGGCCAACTGATTGTGCTGGACACGAGCGTAATAATCGACGGCCGGGTCCTGGATATTGCCCAGACGCATTTTTTGGACGGCACTTTTGTGGTGCCCCGTTTTGTGCTCAAGGAGCTCCAGGCCGTTGCCGACAATCCCAGTCCGCTTAAGCGCAATCGCGGGCGGCGCGGATTGGAGATCCTCAATAAGCTGCGGCGCAGTGAATTTGCCGAAGTGAAGATCCATGACGAAGATTTCCCGGCGGTGGCCGAAGTGGATGCCAAGCTGGTCAAGTTGGCAAAAGTCTTGGATGCCAAGGTTTTGACCAATGATTACAATCTCAACAAAGTGGCCGAGCTTGAGAATGTAATTGTCCTCAATATCAACGAGCTGGCCAATGCGCTCAAGCCGGTGGTGTTGCCCGGAGAGAGTCTCGAAATCAAGCTGGTCAAAGAGGGGAAGGAGTACAATCAGGCGGTGGGCTATTTGAGCGACGGAACCATGGTCGTGGTTGAGAATAGCCGGAACTTGATTGGAAAGACGGTGAATACAATCGTGACCAGCGTATTGCAGACCTCTGCAGGGCGGATGATCTTTTCCAGGGTCGACGAAGGAAACGGCGGGGAAGGAAAAATTACGTAA